One Mailhella massiliensis DNA segment encodes these proteins:
- a CDS encoding ATP-binding protein, whose protein sequence is MAAGSRSISSQGRGALARLRRFFSRLSPDSLFARLILIFSGGFFAMLLLTTIYAGESRHFYFMRGLMADRARRMAEVAALLDSTSAEIRFVLREQFNSRGFFVSFTSSCPVLTVKDEDLREASVLMEYMLNLSLARLYGDGMQQHHGRKHGDKMRGDEVPRRALLAVSELNLPSPMESFGQSVCQYFSKAKRNPGPSVYQATAVVPLHDGTWVVIEDSAPGYPPMPYFPFTSIIAIEMFFVAISLLAFYLCVKPLRRLARAADRFGRDIRTPALPETGPSEVREAAQAFNRMQTSIREFLDERERTLAAVSHDLRTPLTRMRLRVEQLDESQRAPLQKDIGELQQIMDTTIDIARSKSENVAMVDVMSLIESLVEDRQDMGMDIQLETRLQDPEAMFSIRPLAARPLSMKRCLANLMDNALRYGGHVVVDVVDGDDMLSVIISDSGPGIAEAELKKVFEPFYRVERSRNRSTGGTGLGLSIARSMARMHGGDVTLENRPEGGLRATATFRRTKDAK, encoded by the coding sequence ATGGCTGCGGGAAGCAGGAGCATCTCGTCGCAGGGCAGGGGGGCGCTTGCCCGCCTGCGCCGCTTTTTTTCGCGTTTGTCGCCCGATTCTCTGTTCGCGCGGCTCATTCTCATTTTTTCCGGCGGCTTCTTCGCCATGCTGCTGCTCACCACCATCTACGCAGGGGAATCCCGTCATTTCTACTTCATGCGCGGACTCATGGCCGACAGGGCGCGCCGCATGGCGGAGGTGGCGGCGCTTCTGGATTCCACGTCGGCGGAAATCCGCTTCGTGCTGCGCGAGCAGTTCAACAGCCGGGGCTTTTTCGTAAGCTTCACCTCTTCCTGTCCGGTGCTTACCGTGAAGGACGAGGACCTGCGCGAGGCTTCCGTGCTCATGGAATACATGCTGAACCTTTCTCTTGCCCGACTGTACGGCGACGGTATGCAGCAGCATCACGGCCGCAAGCACGGGGACAAGATGCGCGGCGACGAGGTGCCGCGCCGCGCGCTGCTTGCCGTGAGCGAACTCAATCTGCCGAGTCCCATGGAGTCCTTCGGGCAGTCGGTCTGCCAGTATTTTTCCAAGGCCAAGAGAAATCCCGGGCCTTCCGTCTATCAGGCCACGGCCGTGGTTCCTCTGCATGACGGCACATGGGTGGTCATTGAGGATTCCGCTCCCGGATATCCTCCCATGCCGTACTTTCCTTTTACGAGCATCATCGCCATTGAAATGTTTTTCGTGGCCATCAGCCTGCTGGCCTTCTATCTGTGCGTGAAGCCCCTGCGGCGGCTGGCCCGCGCCGCCGACCGCTTCGGACGCGATATCAGAACTCCGGCTCTGCCGGAAACGGGTCCCAGCGAAGTGCGGGAGGCTGCGCAGGCCTTCAACCGTATGCAGACGAGCATCCGCGAGTTTCTGGATGAGCGCGAACGTACGCTTGCGGCAGTATCGCACGATCTGCGCACCCCGCTTACCCGTATGCGCCTGCGTGTGGAACAGCTCGACGAAAGCCAGCGGGCCCCTCTGCAGAAGGATATAGGCGAACTTCAGCAGATCATGGATACCACCATCGACATCGCACGCAGCAAGAGTGAAAACGTGGCCATGGTGGACGTGATGTCGCTCATCGAGAGCCTTGTGGAAGACAGGCAGGACATGGGCATGGACATTCAGCTGGAAACGCGGCTTCAGGACCCCGAGGCGATGTTCTCCATCCGGCCGCTTGCGGCAAGACCGCTCAGCATGAAGCGCTGCCTTGCCAACCTTATGGATAACGCCCTGCGCTATGGGGGGCATGTGGTTGTGGACGTGGTGGATGGGGACGACATGCTCTCCGTCATCATTTCCGACAGCGGACCCGGCATAGCGGAGGCGGAACTGAAAAAGGTGTTTGAACCCTTCTACAGGGTGGAGCGTTCACGCAACCGCAGTACCGGCGGTACGGGACTCGGACTTTCCATAGCCCGGAGCATGGCCCGTATGCACGGCGGCGACGTGACGCTGGAAAACCGCCCTGAAGGAGGACTGCGCGCCACGGCCACCTTCCGGCGGACGAAGGACGCGAAATAA
- a CDS encoding response regulator, producing the protein MPDTELSQTSSLSLLVVDDDQDIRDLMADYLRQHGFLVRVADGGKAMFESLEQEKPDLVVLDIMMPGEDGLSLCRRLRATEGLSSVPVIFLTALGDTADRVVGLELGADDYVVKPFQPRELLARIRAVLRRSGRVADVSAEAGRAEKAYHFSGWTLDVSARHLIAPGGMVVNLSGAEYRLLTIFLEHPQKVLSRDFIQDELQGQETDRSPFDRSLDVQVCRLRARLRDTGDGDKGRENKLIKTVRGDGYVFTSAITVE; encoded by the coding sequence ATGCCCGATACCGAACTTTCCCAGACTTCTTCTCTGTCTCTGCTGGTTGTCGACGACGATCAGGATATACGCGACCTTATGGCCGACTATCTGCGCCAGCACGGTTTTCTGGTGCGTGTGGCCGACGGCGGCAAGGCCATGTTCGAGAGCCTAGAGCAGGAGAAGCCCGATCTTGTCGTTCTCGACATCATGATGCCCGGAGAAGACGGGCTTTCCCTGTGCCGCAGGCTGCGCGCCACGGAGGGGCTTTCCTCCGTTCCCGTGATATTCCTTACCGCTCTCGGCGATACCGCCGACCGCGTGGTGGGGCTGGAGCTCGGCGCCGACGACTATGTGGTCAAGCCTTTCCAGCCGCGTGAGCTTCTGGCACGCATACGCGCCGTGCTGCGTCGTTCCGGCAGGGTGGCCGATGTTTCGGCCGAAGCCGGTCGCGCGGAAAAAGCCTATCACTTCAGCGGCTGGACGCTGGATGTCTCGGCCCGGCATCTCATTGCGCCCGGCGGGATGGTGGTGAACCTGAGCGGTGCGGAATACCGGCTGCTCACCATTTTTCTGGAACATCCGCAGAAGGTGCTCAGCCGCGATTTCATTCAGGATGAACTTCAGGGGCAGGAAACCGACCGCAGCCCCTTCGACCGCAGTCTCGACGTACAGGTCTGCCGTCTGCGCGCCCGCCTGCGCGATACCGGCGACGGAGACAAGGGGCGCGAGAACAAGCTCATCAAAACCGTGCGCGGTGACGGCTATGTGTTCACCAGCGCCATTACGGTGGAATGA
- the ispH gene encoding 4-hydroxy-3-methylbut-2-enyl diphosphate reductase translates to MNVVRASHAGFCMGVALALHKLDTIVEARPGERVATLGEIIHNPQVLEDYARKGVRCLRSVAEAEADMSVLIRAHGIPRDVEAELRRRCARVEDATCPRVKNAQLAIAEATASGRELLLYGEAEHPEVRGLISYAAGRSRIFSSLAELDELLKGTPPEGKAVVLAAQTTQDRLIFDEMHRRLVERLGSSLVVLDTICDATRERQEEAGEVAARVQAMVVAGGKSSGNTRRLAELARMRGVPTVLVETAAELNAADFSGVRTVGLTAGASTPRYIIDEVEERLRSME, encoded by the coding sequence ATGAACGTCGTACGCGCAAGTCATGCCGGTTTCTGCATGGGCGTCGCCCTTGCCCTGCACAAGCTCGACACCATAGTGGAGGCCCGGCCCGGAGAAAGGGTGGCGACGCTGGGGGAAATCATCCACAACCCTCAGGTGCTGGAGGATTATGCCCGCAAGGGAGTGCGCTGCCTGCGTTCCGTGGCGGAGGCCGAGGCCGACATGTCGGTGCTCATCCGCGCCCACGGCATTCCCCGTGATGTGGAGGCGGAACTCCGCAGGCGCTGTGCAAGGGTGGAGGACGCCACCTGCCCCCGGGTGAAGAACGCCCAGCTCGCCATTGCCGAAGCCACGGCTTCGGGAAGGGAGCTTCTGCTTTACGGAGAGGCGGAACATCCCGAGGTGAGGGGACTCATTTCCTACGCGGCGGGAAGAAGCCGTATCTTTTCCTCCCTTGCGGAGCTGGATGAGCTGCTGAAGGGAACGCCCCCGGAGGGAAAGGCCGTGGTGCTTGCGGCCCAGACCACTCAGGACAGGCTGATTTTCGACGAAATGCACCGCCGCCTTGTGGAACGCCTGGGTTCTTCCCTCGTGGTGCTCGACACCATCTGCGACGCCACGCGCGAACGCCAGGAGGAAGCCGGAGAGGTTGCCGCGCGCGTGCAGGCCATGGTGGTGGCGGGAGGCAAGTCCAGCGGCAATACGCGCCGTCTTGCGGAACTTGCCAGAATGCGCGGCGTGCCCACGGTGCTTGTGGAAACGGCTGCGGAACTGAATGCGGCGGATTTTTCCGGCGTGCGTACCGTGGGACTGACCGCCGGGGCCTCCACCCCCCGCTACATCATCGACGAGGTGGAGGAAAGGCTGCGCAGCATGGAGTGA
- the murJ gene encoding murein biosynthesis integral membrane protein MurJ produces the protein MALTSRQKMGAAALIMAFSVLVSRFMGLFRDKIISWQFGAGGEADIYFAAFVVPDFLNYLLAGGYVSITLIPLLSRRFEEDEADAWRFFGTVFCWATLSIGVLSVLAWAAAPSLAPLVAPGFDAAQCERLTSFLRIVLPAQVFFLPGACLSAILYIRHQFAVPALMPLLYNGFILLFGVGLPYLGLVRGMEGFCWGVLAGAAVGAFFLPFITVRAGGFRFLPGLAHPLMKKFLLMALPLMIGQSVVVLDEQFVRIFGSLAGEGAVSLLNYARRIMMVPVGVVAQAAGVASFPFLASLAARGDREAFRDTLSRTMRNSMIVAIPVTVWMITASGPVLGFIFEGGSFSTSHTMGAAPLLQIMMLAVPFWLLQQVTGRAFYALQDTLTPAVVGTLATLLAVPGYLVFIPLLGARGVALVTTFCIAVYALVLLVIAERRFAGGVFAGIWGLAWRNALMSMPGCGIMLAVMHDGFRLLASQHPLLQQFLVLLVGGLLFVASWLVLAWFFHRDYFYVVASPFLRRARRVKQS, from the coding sequence ATGGCGCTTACCTCACGGCAGAAAATGGGCGCGGCCGCCCTTATCATGGCGTTCAGCGTTCTCGTCTCGCGTTTCATGGGGCTTTTCCGCGACAAGATCATTTCCTGGCAGTTCGGCGCCGGGGGAGAGGCCGACATTTACTTTGCGGCCTTCGTGGTTCCCGATTTTCTGAATTATCTTCTGGCGGGGGGCTATGTCTCCATCACGCTTATTCCGCTGCTCTCCCGGCGATTTGAAGAGGATGAAGCCGACGCCTGGCGTTTTTTCGGCACGGTGTTCTGCTGGGCCACGCTGTCCATAGGCGTTCTTTCCGTTCTGGCATGGGCGGCCGCCCCGTCCCTGGCTCCGCTGGTGGCCCCGGGCTTTGATGCCGCTCAGTGCGAAAGGCTGACGTCCTTTCTGCGCATCGTGCTGCCGGCGCAGGTCTTTTTCCTGCCCGGAGCCTGCCTTTCCGCCATCCTTTACATACGTCATCAGTTCGCGGTGCCCGCGCTCATGCCTCTTCTGTACAACGGCTTCATCCTGCTTTTCGGCGTGGGGCTTCCGTATCTCGGCCTTGTCCGGGGCATGGAAGGCTTCTGCTGGGGCGTGCTCGCAGGGGCGGCCGTGGGGGCGTTTTTTCTCCCCTTCATCACGGTACGCGCGGGCGGATTCCGCTTTCTGCCCGGCCTTGCGCATCCTCTCATGAAGAAGTTTCTGCTCATGGCCCTGCCGCTCATGATAGGTCAGTCCGTGGTGGTGCTGGATGAGCAGTTCGTGCGTATTTTCGGAAGCCTTGCCGGAGAAGGGGCCGTGAGTCTGCTCAACTACGCGCGGCGCATCATGATGGTACCCGTGGGCGTGGTGGCCCAGGCGGCGGGAGTGGCATCGTTTCCCTTCCTCGCCTCGCTTGCGGCGCGCGGGGACAGGGAAGCCTTTCGCGACACTCTCAGCCGTACCATGAGAAACAGCATGATCGTGGCCATTCCCGTGACGGTATGGATGATCACCGCGTCCGGCCCTGTGCTGGGATTCATTTTCGAGGGCGGCAGCTTTTCCACCTCCCATACCATGGGGGCGGCCCCTCTTCTGCAGATCATGATGCTGGCCGTGCCCTTCTGGCTGCTGCAGCAGGTGACGGGGCGGGCCTTCTATGCCCTGCAGGATACCCTCACCCCCGCCGTGGTGGGTACGCTGGCCACGCTTCTGGCTGTTCCCGGCTACCTTGTATTCATTCCTCTTCTGGGGGCGCGGGGCGTGGCGCTCGTGACCACGTTCTGCATTGCCGTGTATGCCCTGGTGCTGCTGGTGATTGCCGAAAGGCGCTTTGCCGGGGGCGTTTTTGCCGGAATCTGGGGCCTTGCATGGCGCAATGCGCTCATGTCCATGCCCGGCTGCGGCATCATGCTTGCCGTGATGCATGACGGTTTCCGCCTGCTTGCCTCGCAGCATCCGCTGCTTCAGCAGTTCCTTGTGCTGCTGGTGGGCGGACTGCTGTTCGTGGCGTCCTGGCTGGTGCTGGCCTGGTTCTTCCACCGCGACTATTTTTATGTGGTGGCTTCTCCCTTCCTGCGGCGCGCAAGGCGCGTGAAGCAAAGCTGA
- the metK gene encoding methionine adenosyltransferase — MIPSKGRYLFTSESVTEGHPDKVADQISDAVLDALLAQDPDSHVACETLVTTGMAIVAGEITTKGYADLPSIVRRTIREIGYIGSDMGFDAQTCAVLSSIDKQSPDIAQGVIRENPEDQGAGDQGMMFGFASNETDTLMPAPIYWAHQLSLQLSRVRKNGIVDFFRPDGKTQVSFEYIDGKPVRINNVVVSTQHSPKVSHDDIVEAVKKEVIRPILEPTGYFDEKNCEIFINTTGRFVIGGPMGDCGLTGRKIIQDTYGGMGNHGGGAFSGKDPSKVDRSGAYMARYVAKNIVAAGLADRCEVQIAYCIGVAEPVSVLVHTFDTGKLPDERLTQIVREVFDLRPYFICKRLDLKRPIYSKTSCYGHFGRELPEFTWEKRDAVADLLTAAKI, encoded by the coding sequence ATGATCCCCTCTAAAGGCAGATACCTTTTCACCTCCGAATCCGTCACTGAAGGTCATCCCGACAAGGTGGCCGACCAGATTTCCGATGCCGTGCTCGATGCCCTGCTGGCCCAGGACCCCGATTCCCATGTGGCCTGTGAAACGCTGGTGACCACCGGCATGGCCATCGTGGCCGGTGAAATCACCACCAAGGGATACGCCGACCTGCCCTCCATCGTGCGCCGCACCATCCGGGAAATCGGCTACATCGGTTCCGACATGGGCTTCGACGCTCAGACCTGCGCCGTGCTCTCCTCCATCGACAAGCAGTCCCCGGACATCGCCCAGGGCGTCATCCGCGAGAATCCCGAAGACCAGGGCGCCGGCGACCAGGGCATGATGTTCGGCTTTGCCTCCAACGAAACCGACACCCTCATGCCCGCGCCCATCTACTGGGCGCATCAGCTCTCGCTCCAGCTTTCCCGCGTACGCAAGAACGGCATCGTGGACTTCTTCCGTCCCGACGGAAAGACGCAGGTTTCCTTCGAATACATCGACGGCAAGCCCGTGCGCATCAACAACGTGGTCGTTTCCACGCAGCATTCCCCCAAGGTCAGCCATGACGACATCGTGGAAGCCGTGAAGAAGGAAGTCATCCGTCCCATTCTGGAACCCACCGGATACTTCGACGAGAAGAACTGCGAAATCTTCATCAACACCACGGGCCGTTTCGTCATCGGCGGTCCCATGGGCGACTGCGGTCTCACCGGCCGCAAGATCATTCAGGACACCTACGGCGGAATGGGCAACCACGGCGGCGGCGCCTTCTCCGGCAAAGACCCCTCCAAGGTGGACCGTTCCGGCGCGTACATGGCCCGCTATGTGGCCAAGAACATCGTGGCCGCCGGTCTTGCGGACCGCTGCGAAGTGCAGATCGCCTACTGCATCGGCGTGGCGGAACCCGTTTCCGTGCTGGTGCATACCTTCGATACCGGCAAGCTGCCCGATGAACGCCTCACGCAAATCGTGCGCGAAGTGTTCGACCTGCGCCCCTACTTCATCTGCAAGCGCCTCGACCTCAAGCGCCCCATCTACAGCAAGACCTCCTGCTACGGTCACTTCGGCCGCGAACTTCCCGAATTCACCTGGGAAAAACGCGACGCCGTGGCTGATCTGCTCACCGCCGCGAAGATCTGA
- a CDS encoding sigma-54 interaction domain-containing protein, giving the protein MKTYLVSPDAAPHPQCGKVKRLLREAAAHGSSQEVFLERLFSALSQVLEFNHVLWVEPSSYTSRIYKVWPPYKKNILLYWQQSKEADAVLLASYHETMVRICGKDDYGAVTVSVLKKYMREASTDEFSLLFVRAVIQKRFIGVIGLVAFRKDAFGEGDVATCFELSESFRYVWNRMAPPNCEVEIPPHDADFFSLNYLPGMQNIMRMLSRVSREEIPILLLGETGTGKEGIANMIYRGSGRYRRPFIKINCGGIPFSLMESKLFGYQKGAFTGADKDTPGCFELADTGTLLLDELGELPMAAQAHLLRVLQERVIERVGSSIEIPVNVRIIAATNRNLVDFVRRKRFRQDLLYRLSIFPIYIPALRERPEDIPVLLNFFILQQARRVGFVAAPKLAPSEMRRLCAYPWPGNIREMQNAVTRAMLIWNGTRESSFTIEVGRDLFAGMFSAPPVREEPVVLSAETGQACSSLRMEDVEKAHIRRVLHMTGGRITGRGGAAELLDMNPSTLRARMRKLGISRMSGVVEE; this is encoded by the coding sequence ATGAAGACGTATCTCGTTTCTCCCGATGCCGCACCTCACCCCCAGTGTGGAAAGGTCAAGAGGCTTCTGAGGGAAGCCGCGGCCCACGGTTCCTCGCAGGAGGTGTTTCTTGAGCGGCTTTTCTCAGCTCTGAGTCAAGTCCTGGAATTCAATCACGTTCTTTGGGTTGAACCCTCGAGCTATACCTCACGAATATATAAGGTATGGCCTCCCTACAAGAAAAACATTCTGCTTTACTGGCAACAAAGCAAGGAGGCCGATGCGGTTCTTCTTGCCTCATATCATGAGACGATGGTGCGTATCTGTGGAAAGGACGATTACGGGGCCGTTACCGTTTCCGTACTGAAAAAATACATGCGTGAAGCCAGTACGGACGAGTTTTCCCTGCTTTTCGTGCGAGCGGTGATTCAGAAGCGCTTCATCGGCGTGATAGGACTTGTGGCCTTCCGCAAGGATGCCTTCGGAGAAGGTGACGTGGCTACCTGCTTCGAGTTGTCCGAAAGTTTCCGCTATGTATGGAACAGAATGGCCCCTCCGAACTGTGAGGTCGAGATACCTCCTCATGATGCCGATTTTTTCAGTCTGAACTATCTGCCGGGTATGCAGAATATCATGCGGATGTTGAGCAGAGTAAGCCGGGAAGAGATTCCGATACTTCTTCTGGGGGAAACGGGTACCGGAAAGGAAGGAATCGCCAACATGATCTATCGTGGTTCGGGCCGCTATCGTCGTCCCTTCATTAAGATCAACTGTGGCGGCATACCTTTTTCTCTTATGGAGTCCAAGCTTTTCGGCTATCAGAAAGGGGCGTTCACCGGGGCGGACAAGGACACGCCCGGCTGCTTTGAACTGGCCGACACGGGCACGCTTCTCTTGGACGAGCTTGGCGAGCTGCCCATGGCAGCTCAGGCGCATCTTTTACGCGTGCTTCAGGAAAGAGTGATCGAGCGGGTGGGGAGCAGCATTGAAATTCCTGTGAATGTGCGCATCATCGCCGCAACCAACAGAAATCTGGTGGATTTCGTGCGCAGAAAGCGATTCCGGCAGGATTTATTGTACCGCCTGAGTATTTTTCCCATCTATATTCCCGCTCTGCGCGAACGACCGGAGGATATCCCTGTTCTTCTGAATTTTTTTATTCTTCAGCAGGCTCGTCGGGTAGGATTCGTGGCGGCTCCCAAACTTGCACCTTCGGAAATGCGCCGTCTCTGTGCTTACCCGTGGCCGGGAAATATCCGAGAGATGCAGAATGCCGTTACACGGGCCATGCTCATCTGGAATGGGACAAGGGAAAGCTCTTTTACCATTGAGGTCGGGCGTGATCTTTTCGCAGGTATGTTCAGTGCGCCTCCCGTCAGAGAAGAACCTGTCGTTCTTTCTGCAGAAACGGGGCAGGCGTGTAGTTCATTACGCATGGAAGATGTGGAAAAAGCTCATATTCGTCGGGTTCTTCATATGACGGGCGGCCGCATTACGGGCAGAGGCGGCGCGGCTGAGCTGCTTGATATGAATCCCAGCACGCTGAGGGCAAGAATGCGTAAGCTGGGTATTTCAAGAATGTCCGGCGTAGTGGAGGAATAG
- a CDS encoding alkaline phosphatase family protein: MKRAKRVLLVGIDGCVRKLVEQHIEEGICPNFKKVFDAGTKSLNSLCPMPTITPPNWATIATGCYPVTHQITDYWRHIPGTSPNAANTEMNFSGERIKAETIWEAAERAGKTSIVVNWPTSYGLNKRFKHSIILGGSGLSCGTIQDNETAAKLGAPYSGGQLFCDDLICSSRFHPGGIQGELQPAQDWKNVDDMGDDPLEFPFELTFEKSPFRIKKPTWYWLVRELGNNGYDTVTLSPSRDMNDAFFTLKLDEWSGRVFTNIELEDGSVKEVAFLGKILNLSDDGSDFDFYITQMLNTDGDLWCFPPEAAAPLRDIEAVPTTKAGFLLRMMGWYDDEMFSQLIEMHNKWLGETLVKLMENNDWSLCFFHTHPTDSVYHYLMTELDPATCSSQEAHEHAWDFHRRLYRSTDAMLGKLLECADDGETLIILVSDHGSKADGAPFAPTVPLIDAGLLAVDESKEPNEAVKLTIKNLGKAQAEAMLKANAEPIIEQSKAFPQRTCYVYVNLKSKYPGGIVEDEDYYKVQREIIDALYAYVDPNTGKHPVACCMTKQTARLIGMGGDQCGDVIYTLWPEYGSQHGAFFATDTWGIGDLHTLSVFYGPGFKKGYQMERSVQLADIAPTICYMLGLPYPKDCEGSVLYQALENPDAYTVKS, encoded by the coding sequence ATGAAGCGAGCCAAAAGAGTTTTGCTTGTCGGCATCGACGGCTGTGTACGTAAGCTGGTTGAACAGCATATCGAAGAAGGCATCTGCCCCAATTTCAAAAAAGTATTCGACGCGGGCACAAAGAGCCTGAACAGCCTCTGCCCCATGCCTACCATCACGCCGCCGAACTGGGCCACCATAGCCACCGGCTGTTATCCCGTGACTCATCAGATTACCGACTACTGGCGACATATTCCCGGCACCTCTCCTAACGCCGCCAATACGGAAATGAACTTCAGCGGTGAACGCATCAAGGCCGAAACCATCTGGGAAGCGGCCGAACGCGCGGGAAAGACCTCCATCGTAGTGAACTGGCCCACCTCCTACGGATTGAACAAACGCTTTAAACACTCCATCATCCTCGGTGGTTCCGGCCTTTCCTGCGGTACTATTCAGGACAACGAAACTGCCGCGAAGCTGGGGGCGCCCTACTCCGGCGGTCAGCTTTTCTGCGACGACCTCATCTGCTCCTCCCGCTTCCATCCCGGCGGCATTCAGGGAGAACTCCAGCCTGCGCAAGACTGGAAGAACGTGGACGACATGGGCGACGACCCCTTGGAATTCCCCTTTGAGCTCACCTTTGAAAAAAGCCCCTTCCGCATCAAAAAGCCTACCTGGTACTGGCTTGTACGCGAACTCGGCAACAACGGCTACGACACGGTGACGCTCTCCCCCTCCCGGGACATGAACGACGCTTTCTTCACACTGAAGCTCGACGAATGGTCTGGACGCGTCTTTACCAACATCGAACTGGAGGACGGTTCCGTCAAGGAAGTTGCTTTCCTCGGCAAGATACTCAATCTTTCCGACGACGGCTCCGACTTCGACTTCTATATCACCCAGATGCTGAATACCGACGGCGACCTGTGGTGCTTCCCTCCTGAAGCCGCTGCGCCTCTGCGCGACATTGAAGCCGTTCCCACCACCAAGGCCGGATTTCTTCTGCGCATGATGGGCTGGTACGACGATGAAATGTTCTCCCAGCTCATTGAAATGCACAATAAGTGGCTGGGCGAAACGCTCGTCAAGCTCATGGAAAACAACGACTGGTCGCTGTGCTTCTTCCACACGCATCCTACCGACTCCGTGTACCATTACCTGATGACCGAACTTGATCCCGCCACCTGCTCCTCCCAGGAGGCACACGAACACGCATGGGACTTCCATCGCCGCCTGTACCGCTCCACCGATGCCATGCTCGGCAAGCTGCTGGAATGCGCAGACGACGGCGAAACACTCATCATTCTCGTGTCCGACCACGGGTCCAAAGCCGACGGCGCCCCCTTTGCCCCCACCGTCCCCCTCATTGACGCAGGCCTGCTTGCCGTCGACGAAAGCAAGGAACCCAACGAAGCGGTGAAGCTTACCATCAAAAACCTCGGCAAAGCCCAGGCCGAAGCCATGCTCAAGGCCAATGCCGAACCCATCATTGAACAGTCCAAGGCTTTCCCGCAACGTACCTGCTATGTGTATGTCAACCTGAAAAGCAAATACCCCGGCGGCATCGTAGAGGACGAAGACTACTACAAGGTGCAGCGCGAGATCATCGACGCCCTGTACGCCTATGTGGATCCCAACACGGGCAAACACCCCGTAGCATGCTGCATGACCAAGCAGACTGCCCGTCTCATCGGAATGGGCGGCGACCAGTGCGGCGACGTCATCTATACGCTGTGGCCCGAATACGGCTCTCAGCACGGTGCTTTTTTCGCCACAGATACCTGGGGAATCGGCGATCTGCACACGCTCTCCGTCTTCTACGGTCCAGGATTCAAGAAGGGCTACCAGATGGAAAGAAGCGTGCAGCTGGCCGACATCGCTCCTACCATCTGCTACATGCTCGGCCTTCCCTATCCCAAGGACTGTGAAGGCTCCGTTCTTTACCAGGCACTGGAAAACCCCGACGCCTATACCGTCAAATCCTGA
- a CDS encoding tripartite tricarboxylate transporter substrate binding protein, whose protein sequence is MFKRFVCLAAVTLLASISFVVPSHAAWPEKPVKFLLGSGAGTSIDMVGRVIAQKLSEKYGKPFVPTNVSGGGLGAFAMTLKNSKADGYTIGMGADTMFTFNSLDPGSRFKASDFVFLCTIFQGDASYIVSPDKTWKDLREALEASKTMPRPLTYQFQTAMDRKVFEILAEEVGAKVSMVPMQSPSAGVTAVIGGHTDIAYSGGLHYEQDRAGKVRTLTMTTTKRTPHFPDVPTTLELFKAQLPMDAYRVIVIPKGFPKDIQVQLEKDLEEIITSPEFSEIVDNKLHFFPAYHNAAETARIIADQLEFCKIFWE, encoded by the coding sequence ATGTTTAAACGTTTTGTATGCCTGGCCGCCGTCACGCTTCTTGCTTCCATAAGCTTTGTCGTCCCCTCCCATGCCGCATGGCCTGAAAAACCTGTAAAATTTCTTCTTGGATCTGGTGCCGGAACCTCTATTGACATGGTAGGCCGCGTCATCGCACAGAAACTTTCGGAAAAATACGGCAAACCCTTCGTTCCTACCAATGTTTCCGGCGGAGGACTCGGCGCCTTTGCCATGACCCTCAAAAATTCCAAGGCCGACGGCTACACCATAGGGATGGGTGCGGACACCATGTTCACATTCAACTCCCTTGATCCCGGCTCACGTTTCAAAGCATCCGACTTCGTCTTTCTCTGCACCATCTTCCAAGGAGACGCTTCCTACATCGTCTCTCCCGATAAAACGTGGAAGGATCTGCGCGAGGCCCTCGAAGCAAGCAAAACCATGCCCCGTCCTCTCACCTATCAGTTCCAGACGGCCATGGACCGCAAGGTCTTTGAAATTCTGGCCGAAGAAGTAGGGGCGAAAGTCTCCATGGTGCCCATGCAGTCACCTTCCGCCGGTGTCACTGCCGTCATCGGCGGCCATACGGACATAGCCTACTCCGGCGGACTGCACTATGAGCAGGACAGAGCGGGCAAGGTGCGGACACTCACTATGACCACAACAAAGCGCACCCCCCACTTCCCCGACGTACCCACCACTCTGGAGCTGTTCAAGGCCCAGCTCCCCATGGACGCCTACCGCGTCATTGTTATCCCCAAGGGATTTCCCAAGGATATCCAGGTTCAGCTGGAAAAAGACCTGGAAGAAATCATCACCTCTCCTGAATTTTCCGAAATAGTCGACAACAAGCTGCACTTCTTCCCTGCATATCACAATGCGGCGGAGACAGCCCGTATCATCGCTGATCAGCTGGAATTCTGTAAAATCTTCTGGGAATAG